A window of the Mauremys reevesii isolate NIE-2019 linkage group 26, ASM1616193v1, whole genome shotgun sequence genome harbors these coding sequences:
- the LOC120391565 gene encoding insulin gene enhancer protein ISL-2-like isoform X1: MEAGPGRAHPSGKEERRAGQRVCVPGCGEGSQGARPACAGCGGKIRGPFLLRVAPDTEWHMGCLRCSCCRLSLAHSPTCFLRDGRVYCRADYLRLFSTRCARCRETLLPSDLVLRARGAVYHQACFRCSLCQRRLLPGQQFALRPDGLHCPIHQWPGQEGAGPEVPVSAWTKWHRSATGSRIPVAQGGSGKLTRVRTVLNERQLQALSSCYAANPRPDAGLKEQLVELTGLSPRVIRVWFQNKRCKDKKRNLVSQLQPPPLSLQGAVGTRMVAASPQPQDEAYAWSPVEVQRGRPSWQLVSGTEEAGFSQLLRLTDPEQLGWVGSVLR, translated from the exons ATGGAAGCGGGGCCAGGGCGAGCCCACCCCTCTGGGAAGGAGGAGCGGAGGGCAGGACAGAGGGTCTGTGTGCCCGGCTGTGGGGAAGGCTCCCAGG GCGCCAGGCCGGCGTGCGCCGGCTGCGGGGGGAAGATCAGAGGCCCCTTCCTGCTCCGCGTGGCGCCCGACACAGAGTGGCACATGGGCTGTCTCCGCTGTAGCTGCTGCCGGCTCAGCCTGGCGCACAGccccacctgcttcctgcgcgACGGCAGGGTTTACTGCAGAGCCGACTATCTCAG gcTCTTCTCCACGAGATGCGCCCGCTGCCGGGAGACCTTGCTGCCCTCTGACCTGGTGTTACGGGCCCGCGGGGCTGTCTACCACCAGGCCTGCTTCCGCTGCTCCCTCTGCCAACGCCGGCTGCTGCCCGGCCAGCAGTTCGCTCTGCGGCCGGACGGGTTGCACTGCCCCATCCACCAGTGGcctgggcaggaaggggcagggccagaggtgCCGGTATCAGCCTGGACCAAGTGGCACCGGTCAG cgaCGGGCTCCAGAATCCCCGTGGCCCAGGGCGGCTCAGGGAAGCTGACCCGCGTCCGCACCGTCCTGAACgagcggcagctccaggccctgAGCTCCTGCTATGCGGCCAACCCTCGCCCTGACGCTGGGCTGaaggagcagctggtggagctgACCGGCCTCAGCCCCCGCGTCATCCGAGTCTGGTTCCAGAACAAGCGCTGCAAGGACAAGAAGCGGAACCTTGTGAGCCAGCTGCAGCCGCCGCCCCTG AGCCTGCAGGGTGCCGTGGGGACCCGGATGGTGGCCGCCAGCCCGCAGCCCCAGGACGAGGCGTATGCATGGAGCCCGGTGGAGGTTCAGCGGGGCAGGCCCTCCTGGCAGCTGGTGAGCGGCACCGAGGAGGCAGGTTTCTCCCAGCTGCTGCGGCTGACGGACCCGGAGCAGCTCGGCTGGGTGGGCTCCGTTCTCCGCTAG
- the LOC120391565 gene encoding insulin gene enhancer protein ISL-2-like isoform X2, with the protein MGCLRCSCCRLSLAHSPTCFLRDGRVYCRADYLRLFSTRCARCRETLLPSDLVLRARGAVYHQACFRCSLCQRRLLPGQQFALRPDGLHCPIHQWPGQEGAGPEVPVSAWTKWHRSATGSRIPVAQGGSGKLTRVRTVLNERQLQALSSCYAANPRPDAGLKEQLVELTGLSPRVIRVWFQNKRCKDKKRNLVSQLQPPPLSLQGAVGTRMVAASPQPQDEAYAWSPVEVQRGRPSWQLVSGTEEAGFSQLLRLTDPEQLGWVGSVLR; encoded by the exons ATGGGCTGTCTCCGCTGTAGCTGCTGCCGGCTCAGCCTGGCGCACAGccccacctgcttcctgcgcgACGGCAGGGTTTACTGCAGAGCCGACTATCTCAG gcTCTTCTCCACGAGATGCGCCCGCTGCCGGGAGACCTTGCTGCCCTCTGACCTGGTGTTACGGGCCCGCGGGGCTGTCTACCACCAGGCCTGCTTCCGCTGCTCCCTCTGCCAACGCCGGCTGCTGCCCGGCCAGCAGTTCGCTCTGCGGCCGGACGGGTTGCACTGCCCCATCCACCAGTGGcctgggcaggaaggggcagggccagaggtgCCGGTATCAGCCTGGACCAAGTGGCACCGGTCAG cgaCGGGCTCCAGAATCCCCGTGGCCCAGGGCGGCTCAGGGAAGCTGACCCGCGTCCGCACCGTCCTGAACgagcggcagctccaggccctgAGCTCCTGCTATGCGGCCAACCCTCGCCCTGACGCTGGGCTGaaggagcagctggtggagctgACCGGCCTCAGCCCCCGCGTCATCCGAGTCTGGTTCCAGAACAAGCGCTGCAAGGACAAGAAGCGGAACCTTGTGAGCCAGCTGCAGCCGCCGCCCCTG AGCCTGCAGGGTGCCGTGGGGACCCGGATGGTGGCCGCCAGCCCGCAGCCCCAGGACGAGGCGTATGCATGGAGCCCGGTGGAGGTTCAGCGGGGCAGGCCCTCCTGGCAGCTGGTGAGCGGCACCGAGGAGGCAGGTTTCTCCCAGCTGCTGCGGCTGACGGACCCGGAGCAGCTCGGCTGGGTGGGCTCCGTTCTCCGCTAG